A single genomic interval of Cupriavidus sp. MP-37 harbors:
- the pdxA gene encoding 4-hydroxythreonine-4-phosphate dehydrogenase PdxA, producing the protein MPDPLALAISTGEPAGIGPDITIGALLQLAGANHGAEAGACRFHVLGDARLLAERAEALGVTHAWERRIADGGVVIEDIALAVACEAGRLDARNGRYVLKLLDAAIDGCRAHRGGVPRYAAMVTAPVQKSTINDAGVPFTGHTEYLAESAGVPRVVMMLAGPQPAHDDAMLRVALATTHLPLRAVPDALSIPLLVQTLAIIDADLRRGFGIARPRILVTGLNPHAGESGHLGREEIDIIAPALAQAKDAGIDSRGPFPADTLFQPRHLRDADCVLAMYHDQGLAPLKYGTFGHGVNITLGLPFIRTSVDHGTALDLAGTGQAEHGSMIEAIRTAVIMSGHANGRRPGSAGATGHTPSGTQPPC; encoded by the coding sequence ATGCCCGACCCGCTAGCCCTGGCCATTTCCACCGGAGAACCCGCCGGCATCGGCCCCGATATCACCATCGGGGCGCTGCTGCAGCTGGCGGGCGCCAACCATGGCGCAGAAGCCGGGGCCTGCCGCTTCCATGTGCTGGGCGATGCCCGCCTGCTGGCCGAACGTGCCGAGGCGCTGGGCGTCACCCATGCCTGGGAGCGCCGCATTGCCGACGGCGGCGTGGTGATCGAGGACATCGCGCTGGCGGTGGCGTGCGAGGCCGGACGGCTCGACGCGCGCAACGGCCGCTATGTGCTGAAGCTGCTCGATGCCGCCATCGACGGCTGCCGCGCGCACCGCGGCGGCGTTCCCCGGTATGCCGCGATGGTCACCGCGCCGGTGCAGAAGAGCACCATCAACGACGCCGGCGTGCCCTTTACCGGCCATACCGAGTACCTCGCCGAAAGCGCCGGCGTGCCGCGCGTGGTGATGATGCTGGCCGGCCCCCAGCCCGCGCACGACGACGCCATGCTGCGCGTGGCGCTGGCCACCACCCACCTGCCGCTGCGCGCGGTGCCCGATGCGCTGTCGATCCCGCTGCTGGTGCAGACGCTGGCGATCATCGATGCCGACCTGCGCCGCGGCTTCGGCATCGCGCGGCCGCGCATCCTGGTCACGGGCCTGAACCCGCACGCCGGCGAAAGCGGCCACCTGGGCCGCGAAGAGATCGACATCATCGCGCCCGCGCTGGCGCAGGCCAAGGACGCCGGCATCGACTCGCGCGGGCCGTTCCCGGCCGACACGCTGTTCCAGCCGCGCCACCTGCGCGATGCCGACTGCGTGCTGGCGATGTACCATGACCAGGGGCTGGCGCCGCTCAAGTACGGCACCTTCGGCCACGGCGTCAACATCACGCTGGGGCTGCCCTTCATCCGCACGTCGGTGGACCACGGCACCGCGCTCGACCTCGCCGGCACCGGCCAGGCCGAGCATGGCAGCATGATCGAAGCCATCCGCACGGCGGTTATCATGTCTGGCCACGCCAACGGCCGCCGGCCCGGCAGCGCCGGCGCCACGGGCCATACCCCTTCCGGCACGCAGCCGCCATGCTGA
- the glyQ gene encoding glycine--tRNA ligase subunit alpha: MLTFQQMILTLQAYWDRQGCALLQPIDLEVGAGTSHVHTFLRAIGPEPWRAAYVQPSRRPKDGRYGENPNRLQHYYQYQVVLKPAPENILELYLGSLEALGLDLKQNDIRFVEDDWENPTLGAWGLGWEVWLNGMEVTQFTYFQQVGGIDCKPITGEITYGIERLAMYLQKVENVYDLVWTEWVENGETRRLTYGDVYHQNEVEQSTYNFEHSNTEILFRHFAEHESEARRLMGNGEDADAAKEAGARLALPAYEQVLKAAHTFNLLDARGAISVTERAAYIGRIRNLSRQVAQAYYDSREALGFPMCGKRDGARA; this comes from the coding sequence ATGCTGACCTTCCAACAAATGATTCTGACCCTGCAGGCCTACTGGGACCGGCAGGGCTGCGCGCTGTTGCAACCCATCGATCTGGAGGTCGGCGCCGGCACTTCCCACGTACACACCTTCCTGCGCGCGATCGGGCCGGAGCCCTGGCGTGCCGCCTACGTGCAGCCGTCGCGGCGCCCCAAGGACGGCCGCTACGGCGAGAACCCGAACCGGCTGCAGCACTACTACCAGTACCAGGTGGTGCTCAAGCCCGCGCCGGAAAACATCCTGGAGCTGTACCTGGGCTCGCTCGAGGCGCTCGGCCTGGACCTGAAGCAGAACGACATCCGCTTCGTCGAGGACGACTGGGAAAACCCCACGCTGGGTGCGTGGGGCCTGGGCTGGGAAGTCTGGCTCAACGGCATGGAGGTGACCCAGTTCACCTACTTCCAGCAGGTGGGCGGCATCGACTGCAAGCCAATCACCGGCGAAATCACCTACGGCATCGAACGCCTGGCGATGTACCTGCAGAAGGTCGAGAACGTCTACGACCTGGTCTGGACCGAGTGGGTCGAGAACGGCGAGACCCGCCGCCTGACCTACGGCGACGTGTACCACCAGAACGAGGTGGAGCAATCCACCTACAACTTCGAGCACAGCAACACTGAAATCCTGTTCCGCCATTTCGCCGAGCACGAGAGCGAAGCCAGGCGGCTGATGGGCAATGGCGAAGATGCCGACGCCGCCAAGGAAGCCGGCGCGCGCCTGGCGCTGCCGGCCTACGAACAGGTGCTCAAGGCCGCGCACACCTTCAACCTGCTCGATGCGCGCGGCGCGATCTCGGTGACCGAGCGCGCGGCGTATATCGGCCGCATCCGCAACCTGTCGCGCCAGGTGGCGCAGGCCTACTACGACTCGCGCGAAGCCCTCGGCTTCCCGATGTGCGGCAAGCGCGACGGAGCGCGGGCATGA
- the gmhB gene encoding D-glycero-beta-D-manno-heptose 1,7-bisphosphate 7-phosphatase produces MPQTPPKFVILDRDGVVNLDSDQFIKTPDEWVPIDGSLEAIAALNQAGYRVVIASNQSGIGRGLFEMSALNAMHEKMHTALARLGGRVEAVFFCPHTAADGCDCRKPRSGMLEQISERFGIELRGVPIVGDSLRDLEAGVAVGCAPHLVRSGKGQKTLDKGGLPPGTQVHDDLRAFARWLTGNDGGQRQPAQSAQSGHGAAG; encoded by the coding sequence ATGCCGCAGACACCTCCCAAGTTTGTCATCCTGGACCGCGACGGGGTGGTCAACCTCGACAGCGACCAGTTCATCAAGACCCCCGATGAATGGGTGCCGATCGACGGCAGCCTGGAAGCCATCGCCGCGCTGAACCAGGCGGGCTACCGCGTGGTCATCGCCAGCAACCAGTCCGGCATCGGCCGCGGCCTGTTCGAGATGAGCGCGCTCAACGCCATGCACGAGAAGATGCACACCGCGCTGGCACGGCTGGGCGGGCGTGTCGAGGCAGTGTTCTTCTGCCCCCATACCGCCGCCGACGGCTGCGACTGCCGCAAGCCGCGCTCGGGCATGCTGGAACAGATCAGCGAGCGCTTCGGCATCGAGCTGCGCGGCGTGCCGATCGTCGGCGATTCGCTGCGCGACCTCGAGGCCGGCGTGGCGGTCGGCTGCGCGCCGCACCTGGTGCGCAGCGGCAAGGGCCAGAAAACGCTCGACAAGGGCGGGCTGCCGCCCGGCACGCAGGTGCACGACGACCTGCGCGCCTTTGCCCGCTGGCTCACCGGCAACGACGGCGGCCAGCGGCAACCGGCCCAGAGCGCCCAGAGCGGCCATGGCGCCGCCGGCTGA
- the trpS gene encoding tryptophan--tRNA ligase: MTAQTSQTNRRPVILTGDRPTGPLHLGHFVGSLKSRVALQDSHEQYLLLADTQAMTDNAHDPDKVRRNVLEVALDYLAVGIDPAKTTITVQSHLPALAELTLMYLNFVTVARLERNPTIKEEIQARGFGRDIPAGFLCYPASQAADITGFKAEVVPVGEDQAPLIEQTNEIVRRINHQVGRDVLPECKAMIPQFGRLPGVDGKAKMSKSMGNAIALGAAPEQIKAAVHSMYTDPNHLRVSDPGQVEGNVVFTYLDAFDPNTEEVQALKEHYQRGGLGDMVLKRRIEGVLQDMLAPIRERREALAKDPDYVFDILRQGTAKARALTQQTLEEVRDALGMFSFEARR; this comes from the coding sequence ATGACAGCCCAAACCAGCCAAACCAACCGGCGTCCCGTGATCCTGACCGGCGACCGTCCCACCGGCCCGCTGCATCTCGGCCACTTTGTCGGCTCGCTCAAGAGCCGCGTCGCGCTGCAGGATTCGCACGAGCAATACCTGCTGCTGGCCGACACCCAGGCCATGACCGACAACGCGCACGATCCCGACAAGGTGCGCCGCAACGTGCTCGAGGTGGCGCTGGACTACCTGGCGGTCGGCATCGACCCGGCCAAGACCACCATCACGGTGCAGTCGCACCTGCCTGCGCTGGCCGAGCTGACGCTGATGTACCTGAACTTCGTCACGGTGGCGCGGCTCGAGCGCAACCCGACCATCAAGGAAGAGATCCAGGCCCGCGGCTTCGGCCGCGACATCCCGGCCGGCTTCCTGTGCTATCCGGCCTCGCAGGCCGCCGACATCACCGGCTTCAAGGCCGAGGTGGTGCCGGTGGGCGAGGACCAGGCGCCGCTGATCGAGCAGACCAATGAAATCGTGCGCCGCATCAACCATCAGGTCGGCCGCGACGTGCTGCCCGAGTGCAAGGCGATGATTCCGCAGTTCGGCCGCCTGCCCGGCGTCGACGGCAAGGCCAAGATGAGCAAGTCGATGGGCAACGCGATCGCGCTGGGGGCCGCGCCCGAGCAGATCAAGGCCGCGGTGCACAGCATGTACACTGACCCCAACCACCTGCGCGTGTCGGATCCCGGCCAGGTCGAGGGCAACGTGGTGTTCACCTACCTGGATGCGTTCGATCCCAACACCGAGGAAGTCCAGGCGCTGAAGGAGCATTACCAGCGCGGCGGGCTCGGCGACATGGTGCTCAAGCGCCGTATCGAGGGCGTGCTGCAGGACATGCTGGCCCCGATCCGCGAGCGCCGCGAAGCGCTGGCCAAGGATCCGGACTATGTCTTCGACATCCTGCGCCAGGGCACCGCGAAGGCGCGCGCGCTGACCCAGCAGACGCTGGAAGAGGTGCGCGACGCACTGGGCATGTTCTCGTTCGAGGCACGCCGCTAA
- the rsmA gene encoding 16S rRNA (adenine(1518)-N(6)/adenine(1519)-N(6))-dimethyltransferase RsmA, with protein MRSNVHQGHVARKRFGQNFLVDDTIIHGIVNAISPQAGDVLVEIGPGLGALTDPLLERIPQMQVVELDRDLVERLRRRYGDRLQVHAGDALDFDFDQLAVPGRPLRIVGNLPYNISSPLLFHLMEFADHVHDQHFMLQKEVVERMVAEPGSKAFGRLSIMLQVRYYMEHVLDVPPGAFNPPPKVDSAVVRMIPWPRHGDGRLRSPHADCDITVLGDVVTAAFSQRRKVLRNTLSFLRDQVDFDAMGFDLGRRAEEVPVGEYVELARRLGDKAPGQAA; from the coding sequence ATGCGTTCTAACGTGCACCAGGGCCATGTGGCCCGCAAACGATTCGGGCAGAACTTCCTGGTCGACGACACCATCATCCACGGCATCGTCAATGCCATCAGCCCGCAGGCCGGCGACGTGCTGGTCGAGATCGGGCCGGGCCTGGGCGCGCTGACCGACCCGCTGCTCGAGCGGATTCCGCAGATGCAGGTGGTCGAACTGGACCGCGACCTGGTCGAGCGCCTGCGCCGCCGCTATGGCGACCGCCTGCAGGTCCATGCCGGCGACGCGCTCGACTTCGACTTCGACCAGCTCGCCGTGCCCGGCCGCCCGCTGCGCATCGTCGGCAACCTGCCGTACAACATTTCGAGCCCGCTGCTGTTCCACCTGATGGAGTTCGCCGACCACGTGCACGACCAGCACTTCATGCTGCAGAAGGAGGTGGTCGAGCGCATGGTGGCCGAGCCCGGCAGCAAGGCCTTCGGCCGGCTGTCGATCATGCTGCAGGTGCGCTACTACATGGAGCACGTGCTGGATGTGCCGCCGGGCGCCTTCAATCCGCCGCCCAAGGTCGACTCCGCCGTGGTCCGCATGATCCCGTGGCCGCGCCACGGCGACGGCCGGCTGCGTTCGCCCCATGCCGATTGCGACATCACCGTGCTCGGCGACGTGGTCACGGCGGCGTTCTCGCAGCGGCGCAAGGTGCTGCGCAACACGCTGTCGTTCCTGCGCGACCAGGTCGACTTCGATGCCATGGGCTTCGACCTGGGCCGGCGCGCCGAGGAAGTGCCGGTCGGCGAGTATGTCGAGCTGGCCCGGCGCCTGGGCGACAAGGCTCCCGGCCAGGCCGCCTGA
- the glyS gene encoding glycine--tRNA ligase subunit beta: MSQPMTDSLLIELFTEELPPKALARLGDAFAQGLFAGLGERDLLEPGATVTPFATPRRLAALVSGVRRNAPDREQREKVLPLSVALDANGEPTAPLAKKLAALAKSVGVAEIDWQSLERASDGKAEAFFYRYTARGAELAAGLQATLEDTVAKLPIPKVMSYQRPDGSTVHFVRPAHSLIALFGAEILPVTLLGLQASNLTQGHRFLSHGAIEIRHANDYAQQLESAGRVVASYAERRERMRSALLQEAGADQVIMPEALLDEVNSLVEWPVVYACHFEEAFLAVPQECLILTMQTNQKYFALTDADGHLRNRFLIVSNLATETPQSIISGNERVVRPRLADAKFFFDQDRKKTLASRVPQLASVVYHNKIGTQLDRVQRLQQIAGHVADALNAAGVATDKAAAMRGAELAKADLLTDMVGEFPELQGTMGTYYARHDDEAEDVALACSEHYRPRFAGDALPANAVSTAVALADKLETLVGIWGIGLQPTGEKDPFALRRHALGILRMLIEKPLALSLASLLAQTQQAFAGIAAVKPAPDAILDFLYDRVRGYLKDKGYTTNEVEAVVSLRPDQLHDILGRMEAVRTFAALPEAEALAAANKRITNILRKNTEPVGAVDPARFQEDAEAALHAAIERVRPAVEAAFASGDFTAALRDLAQLRDAVDQFFNDVMVMAEDAQLRANRLALLASLHALANRVADISKLAA; encoded by the coding sequence ATGTCGCAACCCATGACCGACTCGCTGCTGATCGAACTGTTCACCGAAGAGCTGCCCCCCAAGGCGCTGGCGCGCCTGGGCGACGCCTTCGCGCAGGGCCTGTTCGCCGGCCTGGGGGAGCGCGACCTGCTCGAGCCGGGCGCCACCGTGACGCCGTTCGCCACTCCGCGCCGCCTGGCGGCGCTGGTCAGCGGCGTGCGCCGCAACGCGCCGGACCGCGAGCAGCGCGAGAAGGTCCTGCCGCTGTCGGTGGCGCTGGACGCCAACGGCGAGCCGACCGCCCCGCTGGCCAAGAAGCTGGCGGCGCTGGCCAAGTCCGTCGGCGTTGCCGAGATCGACTGGCAGTCGCTGGAGCGCGCCTCCGACGGCAAGGCCGAGGCCTTTTTCTACCGCTACACCGCGCGCGGCGCGGAGCTGGCGGCCGGCCTGCAGGCCACGCTGGAAGACACCGTGGCGAAGCTGCCGATCCCCAAGGTCATGAGCTACCAGCGCCCGGACGGCAGCACGGTGCATTTCGTGCGCCCGGCGCACAGTCTGATCGCGCTGTTCGGCGCCGAGATCCTGCCGGTGACGCTGCTGGGGCTGCAGGCCAGCAACCTGACCCAGGGCCACCGCTTCCTGTCGCATGGCGCCATCGAGATCCGCCATGCCAACGACTATGCGCAGCAGCTCGAATCCGCCGGCCGCGTCGTGGCCAGCTATGCCGAGCGCCGCGAGCGCATGCGCAGCGCGCTGCTGCAGGAGGCCGGCGCCGACCAGGTCATCATGCCCGAGGCGCTGCTCGATGAAGTCAACTCGCTGGTGGAATGGCCGGTGGTCTACGCCTGCCATTTCGAGGAAGCCTTCCTCGCGGTGCCGCAGGAATGCCTGATCCTGACCATGCAGACCAACCAGAAGTACTTTGCGCTGACCGATGCCGACGGCCACCTGCGCAACCGCTTCCTGATCGTGTCGAACCTGGCCACCGAGACCCCGCAATCGATCATCAGCGGCAACGAGCGCGTGGTGCGCCCGCGCCTGGCCGACGCCAAGTTCTTCTTCGACCAGGACCGCAAGAAGACGCTGGCGTCGCGCGTGCCGCAACTGGCGAGCGTGGTCTACCACAACAAGATCGGCACGCAGCTGGACCGCGTGCAGCGCCTGCAGCAGATCGCCGGCCATGTCGCCGATGCGCTCAATGCCGCCGGCGTGGCCACCGACAAGGCCGCGGCGATGCGCGGCGCCGAACTGGCCAAGGCCGACCTGCTGACCGACATGGTGGGCGAGTTCCCCGAACTGCAAGGCACCATGGGCACCTACTACGCCCGCCACGACGACGAAGCCGAGGACGTGGCGCTGGCCTGTTCCGAACACTACCGCCCGCGCTTCGCCGGCGATGCGCTGCCGGCAAACGCGGTCAGCACCGCGGTGGCGCTGGCCGACAAGCTCGAGACCCTGGTCGGGATCTGGGGCATCGGCCTGCAGCCCACCGGCGAGAAGGACCCGTTCGCGCTGCGCCGCCACGCGCTCGGCATCCTGCGCATGCTGATCGAAAAGCCGCTGGCGCTGTCGCTGGCGTCGCTGCTGGCGCAGACCCAGCAGGCCTTTGCCGGCATCGCCGCGGTCAAGCCGGCGCCCGACGCCATCCTCGACTTCCTGTACGACCGCGTGCGCGGCTACCTGAAGGACAAGGGCTACACCACCAATGAAGTCGAGGCTGTGGTCAGCCTGCGCCCGGACCAGCTGCACGACATCCTGGGCCGCATGGAAGCCGTGCGCACCTTTGCCGCGCTGCCCGAAGCCGAGGCCCTGGCCGCCGCCAACAAGCGCATCACCAACATCCTGCGCAAGAACACCGAGCCGGTCGGCGCGGTGGATCCGGCGCGGTTCCAGGAAGACGCCGAAGCCGCGCTGCATGCCGCCATCGAGCGCGTGCGCCCGGCGGTCGAGGCCGCCTTCGCCAGCGGCGACTTCACCGCGGCGCTGCGCGACCTGGCCCAGCTGCGCGACGCCGTCGACCAGTTCTTCAACGACGTGATGGTGATGGCCGAGGACGCGCAGCTGCGCGCCAACCGGCTGGCGCTGCTGGCCTCGCTGCATGCGCTGGCCAACCGCGTGGCCGACATCTCCAAGCTGGCCGCCTGA
- a CDS encoding 1-acyl-sn-glycerol-3-phosphate acyltransferase has protein sequence MTFLRSLLFALYLLVLTPPYACACFLVFPFMNADQRFRFVRGWPRMVIAAARAICGIQYRIEGHEHMDGMLDKPVVLLSKHQSAWETVAYVALMPKPLCFVFKRELLLVPFFGWALGMLKMVHINRKEGTRAFASAVRQGRERLSEGAWIIMFPEGTRTPSGLEKPRYKSGGARLAVETGAWVLPMAVNSGRVWPRNAFMKYPGMVTISVGPPIASANKTADQLNQEVADWIERDMRRIDPESYRAAQRSESAA, from the coding sequence ATGACGTTCCTCCGTTCCCTGTTGTTCGCGCTGTACCTGCTGGTGCTGACGCCGCCCTACGCCTGCGCCTGCTTCCTGGTGTTCCCGTTCATGAATGCCGACCAGCGCTTCCGCTTCGTGCGTGGCTGGCCGCGGATGGTGATCGCCGCGGCGCGCGCCATCTGCGGCATCCAGTACCGCATCGAGGGCCATGAGCACATGGACGGCATGCTGGACAAGCCGGTGGTGCTGCTGTCCAAGCACCAGTCGGCCTGGGAAACCGTGGCCTACGTCGCGCTGATGCCCAAGCCGCTGTGCTTCGTGTTCAAGCGCGAGCTGCTGCTGGTGCCGTTCTTCGGCTGGGCGCTGGGCATGCTGAAGATGGTCCATATCAACCGCAAGGAAGGCACGCGCGCGTTCGCCTCGGCCGTGCGCCAGGGCCGCGAGCGGCTGAGCGAAGGCGCCTGGATCATCATGTTCCCGGAAGGCACGCGCACGCCCTCGGGCCTGGAAAAGCCGCGCTACAAGAGCGGCGGCGCGCGCCTGGCGGTGGAAACCGGCGCCTGGGTGCTGCCGATGGCGGTCAACTCGGGCCGGGTCTGGCCGCGCAATGCCTTCATGAAGTATCCGGGCATGGTGACGATCTCGGTCGGCCCCCCGATCGCGTCGGCCAACAAGACCGCCGACCAGCTCAACCAGGAAGTGGCCGACTGGATCGAGCGCGACATGCGCCGCATCGACCCGGAAAGCTACCGGGCCGCGCAGCGCAGCGAGTCGGCCGCATGA
- a CDS encoding DMT family transporter: MVVLCAAWGLQQVVIKVTAPLMGAVLQAGVRSAVAALLVFGFAAWRGTALWRRDGTLNAGLLAGLLFGAEFFCIFVGLGHTTASRMAVFLYTAPIFTALGLHVAVPGERLRTGQWLGVALAFAGMALAFADGIAAPSAQGSTLLGDALGILAGALWAATTVVVRASPLASAPASKTLLYQLAVSAVMLLALAVAGGQTMTVQLDGVVLASLFYQSVLIAFASYLTWFWLLQRYLASRLSVFSFLTPLFGVAFGVVLMHDAVGPRFAVAAVLVLAGIVLVNRRA; this comes from the coding sequence ATGGTGGTGCTGTGCGCCGCCTGGGGGCTGCAGCAGGTGGTGATCAAGGTCACCGCGCCGCTGATGGGCGCGGTGCTGCAGGCCGGCGTGCGCTCGGCGGTGGCGGCGCTGCTGGTGTTCGGCTTTGCGGCGTGGCGCGGCACCGCGCTGTGGCGGCGCGACGGCACGCTGAACGCCGGCCTGCTGGCCGGACTGCTGTTCGGCGCGGAATTCTTCTGCATCTTTGTCGGCCTGGGCCACACCACGGCGTCGCGCATGGCGGTGTTCCTGTACACCGCGCCGATCTTCACCGCGCTGGGACTGCATGTCGCGGTGCCGGGCGAGCGCCTGCGCACCGGGCAGTGGCTGGGCGTGGCGCTGGCGTTCGCGGGCATGGCGCTGGCCTTTGCCGATGGCATCGCCGCGCCGTCGGCGCAGGGCAGCACGCTGCTGGGCGATGCGCTCGGCATCCTCGCCGGCGCGCTGTGGGCCGCCACCACCGTGGTGGTGCGCGCCAGCCCGCTGGCCAGTGCGCCGGCCAGCAAGACGCTGCTGTACCAGCTGGCGGTGTCCGCGGTGATGCTGCTGGCGCTGGCGGTGGCCGGAGGCCAGACCATGACGGTGCAGCTCGACGGCGTGGTGCTGGCGAGCCTGTTCTACCAGTCGGTGCTGATTGCCTTTGCCAGCTACCTGACCTGGTTCTGGCTGCTGCAGCGCTACCTGGCGTCGCGGCTGTCGGTGTTTTCCTTCCTGACGCCGCTGTTCGGGGTCGCCTTCGGCGTAGTGCTGATGCACGACGCCGTGGGTCCGCGCTTTGCGGTGGCGGCGGTGCTGGTGCTGGCGGGGATCGTGCTGGTGAATCGGCGGGCGTGA
- a CDS encoding M48 family metallopeptidase, which yields MKLLRPAAEADGAQLELPLAEPAHAPQPAVPLAPEPLHPQQQAPAWPVPQPNARLLQIGERPLHYTLKRSARRTIGFTIDDRGLSITAPRWVTLADIEAAILEKQRWIFNKLGEWRHREARRILPTVQWREGAALPFLGQPLTLALESPIGALLFDADRRVLHLALPAHADEQQIKDRVQGWLQQQARRLLAERLDLYASKLGVRHTGFALTSAATRWGSCTADGKIRLNWRLMHFPLSMIDYVAAHELAHLKEMNHGPRFWETVESIFPEFRDARAQLRAHPPELLPTF from the coding sequence ATGAAGCTGCTGCGACCCGCTGCGGAAGCCGACGGCGCGCAGCTGGAGCTGCCGCTGGCGGAACCCGCCCACGCGCCGCAGCCGGCGGTGCCGCTGGCGCCGGAGCCGCTGCATCCGCAGCAACAAGCGCCCGCCTGGCCGGTGCCGCAGCCCAATGCGCGCCTGCTGCAGATCGGCGAGCGGCCGCTGCACTACACCCTCAAGCGCTCCGCGCGCCGCACCATCGGCTTTACCATCGACGACCGCGGCCTGTCGATCACGGCGCCGCGCTGGGTCACGCTGGCCGATATCGAGGCGGCGATCCTGGAAAAGCAGCGCTGGATCTTCAACAAGCTGGGCGAGTGGCGCCACCGCGAAGCGCGCCGCATCCTGCCGACGGTCCAGTGGCGCGAGGGCGCGGCCCTGCCCTTCCTCGGCCAGCCGCTGACGCTGGCGCTGGAGTCGCCGATCGGCGCGCTGCTGTTCGATGCCGACCGCCGCGTGCTGCACCTGGCGCTGCCGGCCCATGCCGACGAGCAGCAGATCAAGGACCGCGTGCAGGGCTGGCTGCAGCAGCAGGCGCGCCGCTTGCTGGCCGAGCGGCTGGACCTCTATGCCAGCAAGCTCGGCGTGCGCCACACCGGCTTCGCGCTGACCTCGGCCGCCACGCGCTGGGGCAGTTGCACCGCTGACGGCAAGATCCGGCTGAACTGGCGCCTGATGCATTTCCCGCTGTCGATGATCGACTATGTCGCCGCGCATGAACTGGCGCACCTGAAGGAAATGAACCACGGCCCGCGCTTCTGGGAAACCGTCGAGTCGATCTTTCCGGAGTTCCGCGACGCCCGCGCGCAATTGCGCGCCCATCCGCCCGAGCTGCTGCCGACATTCTGA
- the gloA gene encoding lactoylglutathione lyase: protein MRLLHTMLRVGDMQRSIDFYTRVLGMQLLRESDNPEYKYRLAFVGYGPESETAVLELTYNYGVDSYDLGTAYGHIALETDDAAAACERIRAAGGKVTREAGPVKGGTTVIAFVEDPDGYKIELIERHSTRDASRP from the coding sequence ATGCGACTCCTCCACACCATGCTGCGCGTCGGCGACATGCAGCGCTCCATCGATTTCTACACCCGCGTGCTCGGCATGCAGCTGCTGCGCGAGAGCGACAACCCCGAGTACAAGTACCGCCTCGCCTTCGTCGGCTATGGCCCCGAGAGCGAGACCGCGGTGCTGGAACTGACCTACAACTACGGCGTCGACAGCTACGACCTGGGCACTGCCTACGGCCATATCGCGCTGGAAACCGACGACGCCGCGGCCGCCTGCGAACGCATCCGCGCCGCCGGCGGCAAGGTCACGCGCGAAGCCGGCCCGGTCAAGGGCGGCACCACCGTGATCGCCTTTGTCGAGGACCCGGACGGCTACAAGATCGAGCTGATCGAGCGCCATTCCACCCGCGACGCCAGCCGTCCCTGA